A genome region from Microtus ochrogaster isolate Prairie Vole_2 chromosome 1, MicOch1.0, whole genome shotgun sequence includes the following:
- the LOC102002506 gene encoding histone H3.3-like: MAHTKQTAGKSTGGKAPRKQLATKAARKSAPSTGGVKKPHRYRPGTVALREIRRYQKSTELLIPKLPFQCLVREIAQDFKTDLSFQSAAIGALQEASEAYLVGLFEDTNLCAIHAKRVTIMPKDIQLARCMRGERA; the protein is encoded by the coding sequence ATGGCTCATACAAAGCAGACTGCCGGTAAATCCACAGGTGGTAAAGCACCCAGGAAGCAACTGGCTACAAAAGCCGCTCGCAAGAGTGCGCCCTCTACTGGAGGGGTGAAGAAACCTCATCGTTACAGGCCTGGTACTGTGGCACTCCGTGAAATCAGACGCTATCAGAAATccactgaacttctgatccccaaACTCCCCTTTCAGTGTCTGGTGCGAGAAATTGCTCAGGACTTCAAAACAGATCTGAGCTTCCAGAGTGCAGCTATTGGTGCTTTGCAGGAGGCAAGTGAGGCATATCTGGTTGGCCTTTTTGAAGATACCAACCTGTGTGCTATCCATGCCAAACGTGTAACAATTATGCCAAAAGATATCCAGCTAGCACGCTGCATGCGCGGAGAACGTGCTTAA